The Actinosynnema mirum DSM 43827 genomic interval CGTGCTGGCGGAGCGGTTCGTCGAGGGCGTCGAGGTGGCGGTCGCGGTGGTCGACGGCCCGGACGGGCCGCACGCGCTGCCGCCGGTGGAGATCGTGCCGGAGAGCGGGGTGTACGACTACACCTCCCGGTACACCGCCGGGCTGACCGACTTCCACGCGCCCGCGCGCCTGGACGAGGCGACGGCGAAGGCGGTGGGGGAGTTGGCGGTGTCGGCGCACCGGCTGCTCGGGCTGCGGGACGTGTCGCGGACCGACGCGATCGTGGAGCCGGACGGGACCGTGCACTTCCTGGAGGTGAACGTGTCGCCGGGGCTGACCGAGACCTCGACGCTGCCGATGGCGGTGGAGGCGGCGGGCACGTCGCTCGGCGAGATCTACGCGGCGTTGATCGAGCGCGCGGTGTCCCGCTGAACCCGATTTGCTGAACTTTTTTAACGAATACGGCCCGTGTCCACGTGGACACGGGCCGTATTCGTCACCGTTACATAAGTCCCTGGGGTCATCCCATGCTGTCGGAACGGCCCTGGTGGGCCCCCTCCGGCGACATGAGACCGATGATCCGCTCCAGGTCGTCCACCGAGCCGAACTCGACGACGATCCGGCCCTTCCGCTGACCCAGCTCGACCTTCACGCGCGTGTCGAAGTTGTCCGACAGCCGCTCCGCCAGCTCCTGCAGCCCCGGCGCCTCCACCGGCTTCCGCTTCGCCTGCTTCGCCTTCGTGGGCTCCGCGCCCCTCGCCAGCACGACGGCCTCCTCGGTCGCCCGCACCGACATGCCCTCGGCGACGATCCGGGTCGCCAGGTCCTCCTGCGCGCCGGGGTCGTCCAGGCCGAGCAGCGCCCGCGCGTGACCGGCCGACAGCACACCCGCCGCCACCCGCCGCTGCACGGGGAGCGGGAGCTTCAGCAGCCGGATCGTGTTGGTGACGACCGGGCGGCTGCGGCCGATCCGCTCCGCCAGCTCCTCGTGGGTGACGTCGAACTCCTGCAGCAGCTGCTGGTACGCCGCTGCCTCTTCGAGCGGGTTCAGCTGCACGCGGTGGATGTTCTCCAGCAGCGCGTCCCGCAGCATCGCGTCGTCGGCGGTCTGGCGGACGATCGCCGGGATCGTCTTCAGGCCGGCGAGCTGGGTGGCGCGCCACCGGCGCTCACCCATGACCAGTTCGTACTCGCCCGGCTTGAGCATCCGCACGACGATCGGCTGCATGAGGCCGAACTCGCGGATCGAGTGCTCCAGCTCGTGCAGCGCGTCCTCGTCGAACACGTGACGCGGCTGCTTCGGGTTGGTCCTGATCGAGGTGACCGGCAGCTCCTGGTACACCGCGCCCGCCACCTCGACGGGCGGGGGAGCGGCGGCGGGCGGCTCCTCGGTGGCCGGTCGCGCAGGGGCGCCGCTGGGGACGCTCCGGAGCGGGGCCGGTGCACCCGGCGGGGGGCCGCTCGGGATGAGGGCCGCGAGCCCGCGCCCCAGGCCACCCTTGCGCTGTTCCGTCATGCCAACCCCATCTCCGAGCCGTAGACCGCGATCTCCCGAGCGGCGTCGAGGTAGCTCATCGCGCCTCGTGAGCCCGGATCGTAGGCCAGGATGGTCTGCCCGTAGCCCGGTGCCTCGGACACCTTCACGCTGCGGGGGATCACGGTCTTGAGGACGGTGTCGCCGAAGTGGCCGCGCACCTCGCTGGTCACCTGGTCGGCGAGCTTGGTGCGACCGTCGTACATCGTCAGCAGGATCGTGCTGACGTTCAGGTGCGGGTTGAGGTGCGCCTGCACCAGCTCGATGTTCCGCAGGAGCTGACCGAGCCCCTCCAGCGCGTAGTACTCGCACTGGATCGGGATCAGGACCTCCTGGGCCGCGCACATCGCGTTGACCGTCAGCAGGCCCAGCGACGGCGGGCAGTCGATGAACACGTAGTCGGGCTGGAAGTCGTCCAGCGCCTCCGGGCTCAGCGCCTCCTTGAGGCGGGACTCGCGGGCCACCATCGAGACGAGCTCGATCTCGGCGCCCGCGAGGTCGATCGTGGCGGGCACGCAGTAGAGGTTCGGGGAGGCGGTGCTCTGCTGGGCGGCCTCGGAGATGGAGATCTCGCCGATCAGCACCTCGTACACGGACGGGGTGCCGGAGCGGTGCTCGACGCCGAGCGCCGTGCTCGCGTTGCCCTGCGGGTCGAGGTCGATGACGAGAACCTTGAGCCCGTGGATGGCCAGCGCGGCGGCGAGGTTGACCGTGCTGGTCGTCTTGCCCACGCCGCCCTTCTGGTTCGCCACGGTCAAGACGCGGCGCCGGGTGGGCTTGGGGAGTTGGAGGGAGTCGGGATGCAGGACGCTAGTGGCGCGAGCTGCTTCCTCCGCGATCGGGGTCCACACGGTGCTGTCTCCTACCGGGTCCGCGTTGTCGTCAGGCCGGGACTCCAGCCCGACCCCACCTTCGTTCGGCTCGGTTTCACGTGGAACAGCCGTTTCACGTGAAACAGCGGGCTCCCGGAACTCCGGGACGAGGTGTCCGCCCACCACCTCACCGAGCCTTTTTTGCTCTGCGGTCCTTCCGGGCCGCCGGTTCTGCGCGCTCGACGACCACCAGCGTCGTCGGCACGTCGAGCACGTCACCGCCGCAGGAGGCCACGCGCGGCCGGACACCGCCGGCCCGCCGCACCGCCTCCGCGTCGCGGTCGATCTCCTCCTGCGCGCTCTCGCCCTTGAGGGCGACGAGGTGGCCGCCCGGTCGCAGCAGCGGCAGGCACCACCCGGCGAGCCGTTCGAGCGGGGCCACGGCGCGCGCCGTCACGACGTCCCTGTCCGCCAGCCGCTTCCGCACCGGCCCCTCCTCGGCCCGACCGCGCACCACCTCGACCTGCAAGCCGAGCGCGTCGACCACCTCGGTCAGCCACGCGACCCGGCGGGCCATCGGCTCCAGGAGCACCAGCTCCAGATCCGGCCGAGCGATCGCCAGGGGGATGCCGGGCAGGCCCGCACCCGAGCCTACGTCCACGACCTTGCTCCCCTGGGGAAGCAACTCCGCGACGACGGCTGAATTCAGGACGTGCCGCTCCCAGAGGCGGTCGACCTCTCGGGGACCGATGAGCCCGCGCTCGACCCCGTGCTCGGTGAGCATGGCGGTGAACTCCACCGCCTTCGCGCTGTGCTCGCCGAAGACCCGTTCAACGCGGGCATCAACTTCTCCGGTCATGTCTCCCGTTCCACGTGAAACCACACGCCGCTCAGAACGCGGGTGGGGGTGAGGGGTGCGGCCTCCGTCGGGCGTCGAGCCCGTGAACTGTGCCGACGACCACTATGACGGATCACCCCGGCGACACGCCAAACGCCGTGACGAGATCGACGCTGTTTCACGTGAAACAGGGGGTGGTGTTTCACGTGAAACAGGGGGAGTGGGGCCCGTGGGCGGATCGGCAGGCGGGCGGTGCCAGCCGGACAGGGGCAGAAGCCGGGGTCTGCCGGGGCCAGCCGTGCGAGGTCTACGGGCGGGGACGTCACGCGCGCGAGTCGGCCGTGAGGCCAACCTCAAGCGCGACCGCGCGGGGTCGCGCTCCAGGCGGGGTCGCACCGGAGTGCGACCGGACTTCGGGTGCTGCTGCGCCTCAGGTCTGGCGGAGCGACGAACGCGGGGACGGGTCAGGCGCGTCCCGGCGCGGTGCGCCTCGGCGAGCGCGGTCCGGTTCGAGCGCGTCCCGGTTCAGCGTGGCCGCGCCGAGGCACGGCCACGTTCCACGCACGCCCACGTTTCACGTGAAACTCGGCAGGTGCCCGTGCGGCGGTGCGGCGCGGAGGAGTTCCAACCCGAAGTCGACCGACTCGACGTGGTCGAGCGCGGGCACCTGGTCGAGCGGGAACCAGGCGGCCTCGTCGGTGGACCCGTCCACCTCGAAGGTCAGCTCGCCGCCGACGACCTTGGCCTCGTAGATGATGCGCAGCCGGTGGTAGTCGTACTCCAGTCCGTCGACGTTGCTGACGCGCTTGCCGACCGAGGTCTGCATCCCGAGGAGCCGCTGGACCTCCACGTGGTACCCGGTCTCCTCGTGGACCTCCCTGATGACCGCGTCGTAGGGGTCCTCGCCGAACTCGATCCCTCCGCCCGGCAGGATCCACAGCTTCTCGCCGGAGCCGATCCAGCGGGAGAGGAGCATCTTCCCGTCGTCGATGACGACCGCGTAGGCGGCCACGCGGAACTTCCTCGGGTTGAGCTGAGTCATCCACGGACCGTTTCACGTGAAACACGGGAGCGGAAGAGGCTTGGCGAGTGGGGTGGATGACCTTCGCGGGAGGGGTTCGAGTGCTAGGGGTGACCGGCTGAGGCGGGAGCGCCGGGACGCGGGCGCTTCTCCCAGAAGCGTTCTCTCAGGAAAACCGCCCAGCCGAAAAAACCGCCCCACCAAACCCCGCGCCCCCTCGCGCCCGCCCTGCCACTCCCGTCCCGCCTCGCGCCCACCCCCCGGACGACCGGACAGCACGCAGCCTCCGGCAGCAGCACGGGCCAACCCCCGGAACGACCCCGAACAGCAGAACGGCCCGGCCCCCACCGGGGACCGGGCCATCGTGTTCACGTCGCGGCCCTGGGGCCGCGTCCGCGGTCAGCTCTGCGGGAGAACCACGACCCGCCGCTGGGGCTCCTCGCCCTCGCTCTCGCTGTGCACGCCCGCCACCGAGGCGACCGCGTCGTGCACGACCTTGCGCTCGAACGGGGTCATCGGGTGCAGCCGCACCTTCTCCCCGCTGGCGGCGACCTTCTCCGCCGTGGTCCGGCCCAGCTCGGCCAGCTCGGCGCGCCTGCCCGCCCGCCACCCGGCGATGTCGAGCATGAGCCTGCTCCGCACGCCGGTCTCCTGCTGCACCGCGAGGCGGGTCAGCTCCTGGAGGGACTCCAGGACCGTCCCCCTCGGGCCGACGAGCTTCTCCAGGTCCTCACCGCCGTCGATGCTGACGATGGCTCGCCCGGCCTCGACGTCCAGGTCGATGTCGCCGTCGTAGTCCAGCAGGTCGAGCAGGCGCTCCAGGTAGTCACCGGCGATGTCGCCTTCCTGGACGAGCAAGTCCTCGGCGGAACCGGACGACCGGTTCTCCGCCACGCCCTCCGAGTCCGCCTCAGGCGCGTCCACGTCGGCCGCCTGCAACGTCTCCGACACGTTGTCTCCTCTCCAGGGACGCGAGCGCTCAGCGGCGCTTCTTGTTGCCCTGCTTCTTGCTTGGGGAACGGTCTGGGCTCAGACCGGAAATCTGGTTCGCCGAGCTGTCCGACGTCGTGCCCTCGTCCGCCGCACCGCTCTCCGGGGTGGCGGTGGTCTTGGGGGCCGTGCCGTTCTTGGGGCGCTGCGTCGGCGGCTTGAGGCCCGCCGCCTTCGCGTTGACGGCCTTCACCCCCGCGTTGCGCACCGGCTTGGCGCCGGGCTTCGGCTTCGTGCCGGGCTTGGGCGCGAGGCTCTGGCGCTGCTCGATCGCCGCCGCCTTCTGCGCGGCTTCCTCGCGGTCGATGCGGCCGTACACGACGCGCTGCTGCATCAGGGTCCAGCCGTTGTTGCTCAGCCAGTAGAGCAGGATCGCGACGGGGAAGAAGAAACCACCGGCGAGCGCGCCCAGCGGGAAGACGTAGACCACCAGCTTGTTCATGATGGCGGTCTGCGGGTTCTCCGCCGCCGCCTGCGTCTGGCGGGCGACCGAGTGGCGACCGGTGAAGTGCGTGGCGACCGCGGCGACCACGGCCAGCGGGATGGCGACCGCCATGACGGCGGTGCGTGAGGTGCTGAACAGCTCCAGCTGGTCGGCGGGCATCGTGATGAACGTCGACAGGTTCGCGCCGAAGAGCTTGGCCTGGACGAACGAGTCCACCCCG includes:
- a CDS encoding ParB/RepB/Spo0J family partition protein is translated as MTEQRKGGLGRGLAALIPSGPPPGAPAPLRSVPSGAPARPATEEPPAAAPPPVEVAGAVYQELPVTSIRTNPKQPRHVFDEDALHELEHSIREFGLMQPIVVRMLKPGEYELVMGERRWRATQLAGLKTIPAIVRQTADDAMLRDALLENIHRVQLNPLEEAAAYQQLLQEFDVTHEELAERIGRSRPVVTNTIRLLKLPLPVQRRVAAGVLSAGHARALLGLDDPGAQEDLATRIVAEGMSVRATEEAVVLARGAEPTKAKQAKRKPVEAPGLQELAERLSDNFDTRVKVELGQRKGRIVVEFGSVDDLERIIGLMSPEGAHQGRSDSMG
- a CDS encoding ParA family protein gives rise to the protein MESRPDDNADPVGDSTVWTPIAEEAARATSVLHPDSLQLPKPTRRRVLTVANQKGGVGKTTSTVNLAAALAIHGLKVLVIDLDPQGNASTALGVEHRSGTPSVYEVLIGEISISEAAQQSTASPNLYCVPATIDLAGAEIELVSMVARESRLKEALSPEALDDFQPDYVFIDCPPSLGLLTVNAMCAAQEVLIPIQCEYYALEGLGQLLRNIELVQAHLNPHLNVSTILLTMYDGRTKLADQVTSEVRGHFGDTVLKTVIPRSVKVSEAPGYGQTILAYDPGSRGAMSYLDAAREIAVYGSEMGLA
- the rsmG gene encoding 16S rRNA (guanine(527)-N(7))-methyltransferase RsmG produces the protein MTGEVDARVERVFGEHSAKAVEFTAMLTEHGVERGLIGPREVDRLWERHVLNSAVVAELLPQGSKVVDVGSGAGLPGIPLAIARPDLELVLLEPMARRVAWLTEVVDALGLQVEVVRGRAEEGPVRKRLADRDVVTARAVAPLERLAGWCLPLLRPGGHLVALKGESAQEEIDRDAEAVRRAGGVRPRVASCGGDVLDVPTTLVVVERAEPAARKDRRAKKAR
- a CDS encoding NUDIX hydrolase — protein: MTQLNPRKFRVAAYAVVIDDGKMLLSRWIGSGEKLWILPGGGIEFGEDPYDAVIREVHEETGYHVEVQRLLGMQTSVGKRVSNVDGLEYDYHRLRIIYEAKVVGGELTFEVDGSTDEAAWFPLDQVPALDHVESVDFGLELLRAAPPHGHLPSFT
- a CDS encoding protein jag → MSETLQAADVDAPEADSEGVAENRSSGSAEDLLVQEGDIAGDYLERLLDLLDYDGDIDLDVEAGRAIVSIDGGEDLEKLVGPRGTVLESLQELTRLAVQQETGVRSRLMLDIAGWRAGRRAELAELGRTTAEKVAASGEKVRLHPMTPFERKVVHDAVASVAGVHSESEGEEPQRRVVVLPQS
- the yidC gene encoding membrane protein insertase YidC, producing MLNFIYYPVSFILWCWHWVFGRIFGESSGIAWALSVIFLVFTLRALLFKPFVGQVRSMRKMQEFAPELQKIKKKYANDRQRQAQEMQKLQAEHGVNPLGGCLPMLVQIPVFIGLFHVLRSFKPGWGEVYFFDKAGVDSFVQAKLFGANLSTFITMPADQLELFSTSRTAVMAVAIPLAVVAAVATHFTGRHSVARQTQAAAENPQTAIMNKLVVYVFPLGALAGGFFFPVAILLYWLSNNGWTLMQQRVVYGRIDREEAAQKAAAIEQRQSLAPKPGTKPKPGAKPVRNAGVKAVNAKAAGLKPPTQRPKNGTAPKTTATPESGAADEGTTSDSSANQISGLSPDRSPSKKQGNKKRR